From the Streptomyces pluripotens genome, one window contains:
- a CDS encoding molybdopterin oxidoreductase family protein, translating to MENASTPTHCPYCALQCGMNVTPLPQGGVEVTERPDFPVNRGALCGKGRTAAQVLSPAARLTAPLVRSRGRLVEASWTEALDRVAGQLGRTRERHGADALGVFGGGGLTNEKAYALGKFARVVLGTSQIDYNGRFCMSSAAAAGIRSFGLDRGLPFPLEDIPKTGCVVLVGSNLAETMPPALRFFSELRSNGGTLIVVDPRRTRTAEQADLHLAPRPGTDLALALGLLHVVVAEGRTDEAYVRERTTGWAEARAAAMAHWPEYVERITGVPVPQLRAAVGMFCEPEAAMVLTARGPEQQSKGTDTVGAWINLCLATGRAGRPLSGYGCLTGQGNGQGGREHGQKSDQLPGYRKLDDPDARRHVAGVWGVAPDSLPGPGRSAYELLDALGTDIRALLLMGSNPVVSAPRAAHVEERLRSLDFLAVADVVLSETAELADVVLPVTQWAEETGTTTSLEGRVLLRRRAVVPPPGVRSDLHVLGELAARLGVEKGFPDDPEEVFGELRRASAGGPADYSGITYRRLTEENGVFWPCPDHPAGTTGAAGTAGAGESGTGAAGTAGVHPGTPRLFLDRFATTDGRARFAAVNHRATAEEPDAEYPLVLTTGRVVSQYQSGAQTRRVAELNAAAPGPFVELHPRLAARIGAADGDPVAVVSRRGRAVAPARVTTAIRPDTVFMPFHWPGEGRANTLTNPALDPTSRMPEFKSCAVRVELAEPKGRTGASAEVARSRGPQ from the coding sequence ATGGAGAACGCCTCGACGCCCACCCACTGCCCGTACTGCGCCTTGCAGTGCGGGATGAACGTCACGCCCCTGCCGCAGGGGGGCGTCGAGGTGACCGAGCGCCCGGACTTCCCGGTCAACCGGGGCGCGCTGTGCGGCAAGGGGCGTACCGCCGCGCAGGTGCTGTCGCCGGCTGCGCGGCTCACCGCACCGCTGGTGCGGTCCCGCGGCCGGTTGGTGGAGGCGAGCTGGACAGAGGCGCTGGACCGTGTGGCCGGGCAGCTCGGACGGACACGGGAGCGGCACGGCGCCGATGCGCTGGGCGTGTTCGGCGGTGGTGGGCTGACGAACGAGAAGGCGTACGCGCTGGGCAAGTTCGCGCGGGTGGTGCTCGGCACCTCGCAGATCGACTACAACGGCCGCTTCTGCATGTCGTCGGCCGCCGCGGCCGGTATCCGGTCATTCGGGCTGGACCGGGGACTACCGTTCCCACTGGAGGACATCCCGAAGACGGGGTGTGTGGTCCTGGTCGGCTCCAACCTCGCCGAGACCATGCCGCCCGCGCTGCGCTTCTTCAGCGAACTCCGCTCGAACGGCGGCACGTTGATCGTGGTGGATCCGCGCCGTACACGGACCGCCGAGCAGGCCGACCTGCATCTCGCGCCCCGCCCCGGCACCGACCTTGCGCTCGCCCTCGGCCTGTTGCACGTGGTGGTCGCCGAGGGGCGGACGGACGAGGCGTACGTCCGGGAACGGACCACCGGCTGGGCGGAGGCCCGGGCGGCGGCGATGGCGCACTGGCCGGAATACGTCGAGCGGATCACCGGGGTGCCGGTGCCGCAACTCCGCGCTGCGGTAGGCATGTTCTGCGAGCCTGAGGCGGCGATGGTGCTCACCGCGCGCGGCCCCGAGCAGCAGTCCAAGGGCACGGACACGGTGGGTGCGTGGATCAACCTGTGCCTGGCCACTGGCCGTGCAGGGCGGCCGCTGTCTGGGTACGGCTGCCTGACCGGGCAGGGCAACGGGCAGGGCGGACGCGAACACGGTCAGAAATCGGACCAGTTGCCCGGCTACCGCAAGCTGGACGACCCGGATGCGCGGCGGCACGTGGCGGGGGTGTGGGGCGTGGCCCCGGACTCGCTGCCGGGCCCCGGACGCAGCGCGTACGAACTCCTCGACGCCCTCGGTACGGACATCCGGGCGCTGCTGCTGATGGGCTCCAACCCGGTGGTGTCGGCACCGCGCGCGGCACACGTCGAGGAACGCCTGCGCTCACTGGATTTCCTCGCGGTGGCGGACGTGGTGCTGTCGGAGACGGCGGAGCTGGCGGACGTCGTACTGCCGGTCACTCAGTGGGCGGAGGAGACGGGTACGACGACCAGCCTGGAGGGCAGGGTCCTGCTGCGCCGCCGGGCGGTCGTGCCCCCGCCCGGCGTCCGCAGCGATCTGCACGTCCTCGGCGAGTTGGCCGCCCGCCTCGGCGTGGAGAAGGGCTTCCCCGACGACCCGGAGGAGGTCTTCGGGGAACTGCGCCGGGCGAGCGCGGGCGGCCCCGCGGACTACTCGGGGATCACCTACCGCAGGTTGACGGAGGAGAACGGGGTCTTCTGGCCGTGCCCGGACCACCCGGCCGGCACGACCGGGGCCGCCGGAACGGCCGGGGCCGGGGAGTCCGGAACCGGCGCGGCCGGGACGGCCGGTGTGCACCCCGGTACGCCTCGCCTCTTCCTGGACCGTTTCGCCACCACTGACGGCCGGGCCCGGTTCGCCGCGGTGAACCACCGGGCGACGGCGGAGGAGCCGGACGCCGAGTATCCGCTGGTGCTGACCACGGGCCGGGTGGTGTCGCAGTACCAGTCGGGGGCGCAGACCCGGCGGGTGGCGGAGCTGAACGCGGCGGCACCGGGCCCGTTCGTGGAACTGCATCCGCGGCTCGCGGCCCGCATCGGGGCAGCCGACGGCGACCCGGTCGCGGTGGTGTCCCGGCGGGGTCGGGCGGTGGCGCCGGCCCGCGTCACCACCGCCATTCGTCCGGACACCGTGTTCATGCCCTTCCACTGGCCGGGCGAGGGCCGGGCCAACACCCTCACCAACCCGGCGCTCGACCCCACGTCCCGGATGCCCGAGTTCAAGTCGTGTGCGGTACGGGTCGAGCTGGCGGAGCCGAAGGGGCGCACGGGTGCGTCCGCCGAGGTCGCCCGGAGCCGCGGGCCGCAGTGA
- a CDS encoding M4 family metallopeptidase has translation MSRIRQHIRGTRRLATAGVAVTTATLLATALSPAAHADNRPTRATAMENAASALVAHATSLGLTSAEDTKVRDVIVDKDGTQHIRYDRTYRHLPVLGGDFVVHLKPNGSFRSADRATRKRVSLPSVTPKVSAPKAAGLAVHALRAANFGEKLKHVKAKPELVVDALHGAPKLAWRTNAVGLDSLGNPVARTVLTDARTGAQIDAWDSIETATGDGQSLYSGTVPLETTQSGSSYQLKDPTRGNTYTGDAENKTDLCFFGICFFRAPATLFTDADNHWGTGSNADRSSAAVDAQYGTDETWDYYKNVQNRNGIANDGKGSYNRVHYGNNYNNAFWDDSCFCMTYGDGDGTTFGPLVALDVAGHEMTHGVTSKTAALTYSGESGGLNEATSDILGTMVEWYANSPSDPGDYLIGEQIVRPGFGKTALRYMDQPSKDGNSADYWSSSVGNLDVHYSSGVANHFAYLLAEGSGPKTINGVSYNSPTYDGSKVTGIGRDKVGKIWYRALTVYMTSSTNYAGARTATLNAAKDLYGTGTEYNAVAAAWNAVNVH, from the coding sequence ATGAGCCGGATACGGCAGCACATCCGAGGAACCCGTCGTCTCGCCACAGCCGGCGTCGCCGTCACCACTGCGACCCTGCTGGCCACCGCCCTCTCCCCTGCCGCCCACGCCGACAACAGACCGACCCGGGCCACCGCGATGGAGAACGCGGCGTCGGCCCTCGTGGCCCACGCCACGAGCCTCGGCCTCACCTCCGCCGAGGACACCAAGGTCCGCGACGTGATCGTGGACAAGGACGGCACCCAGCACATCCGCTACGACCGCACCTACCGCCACCTCCCCGTCCTGGGCGGGGACTTCGTCGTCCACCTGAAACCCAACGGCAGCTTCCGCAGCGCCGATCGGGCGACCCGGAAGCGGGTGTCCCTGCCCTCCGTCACCCCGAAGGTGTCGGCCCCCAAGGCCGCCGGCCTCGCGGTGCACGCGCTGCGCGCCGCCAACTTCGGCGAGAAGCTGAAGCACGTCAAGGCCAAGCCCGAGCTGGTCGTCGACGCCCTGCACGGCGCCCCGAAGCTGGCCTGGCGCACCAACGCCGTCGGCCTGGACTCACTCGGCAACCCGGTCGCCCGGACCGTACTGACCGACGCCCGCACCGGTGCACAGATCGACGCCTGGGACAGCATCGAGACGGCGACCGGCGACGGCCAGTCCCTGTACAGCGGGACCGTACCGTTGGAGACGACCCAGTCGGGCTCGTCGTACCAGCTCAAGGACCCCACGCGCGGCAACACCTACACCGGTGACGCGGAGAACAAGACCGACCTGTGCTTCTTCGGCATCTGCTTCTTCCGGGCCCCGGCGACCCTGTTCACGGACGCCGACAACCACTGGGGCACGGGCAGCAACGCCGACCGCTCCTCGGCCGCCGTCGACGCCCAGTACGGCACCGACGAGACCTGGGACTACTACAAGAACGTCCAGAACCGCAACGGCATCGCGAACGACGGCAAGGGCTCGTACAACCGCGTCCACTACGGCAACAACTACAACAACGCCTTCTGGGACGACAGCTGCTTCTGCATGACCTACGGCGACGGCGACGGGACCACCTTCGGGCCGCTGGTGGCGCTGGACGTGGCCGGGCACGAGATGACCCACGGAGTCACCTCCAAGACGGCGGCACTGACGTACTCGGGCGAGTCCGGGGGCCTGAACGAAGCAACCTCCGACATCCTCGGCACCATGGTCGAGTGGTACGCGAACAGCCCCTCGGACCCCGGCGACTACCTCATCGGCGAGCAGATCGTCCGCCCCGGCTTCGGCAAGACGGCACTGCGTTACATGGACCAGCCGTCGAAGGACGGCAACTCGGCCGATTACTGGAGCAGTTCGGTCGGCAACCTCGACGTCCACTATTCGTCGGGCGTGGCCAACCACTTCGCCTACCTCCTCGCGGAGGGCAGCGGACCGAAGACCATCAACGGCGTCAGCTACAACTCCCCGACATACGACGGCTCCAAGGTCACCGGCATCGGCCGGGACAAGGTCGGCAAGATCTGGTACCGGGCGCTGACGGTCTACATGACGTCCTCGACGAACTACGCGGGGGCCCGGACCGCGACCCTCAACGCGGCGAAGGACCTGTACGGCACCGGGACCGAGTACAACGCGGTGGCGGCGGCCTGGAACGCGGTCAACGTGCACTGA
- a CDS encoding class F sortase produces the protein MRRNARLGDTVIAALTVVALGSGVWLLDGAGTHAPPQPSAAEGRPDPGGEWSAAAALAPSPPTRIRIPSIRVNAPLTGLALTRSGSLEAPPAGNKNLAGWYAAGTMPGETGTAIVAGHVDNADGPAVFYDLGALKRGARIEVDRQDGTVAVFIVDAVEVYAARDFPDEKVYGAAPRPELRVITCGGGYSRTTGYQGNVVVFARLTGSH, from the coding sequence GTGCGCAGGAACGCCAGGCTAGGTGACACCGTCATAGCCGCCCTCACCGTCGTCGCCCTCGGCTCGGGCGTGTGGCTGCTCGACGGTGCCGGGACGCACGCTCCACCCCAGCCGTCGGCCGCTGAGGGACGCCCCGATCCCGGAGGTGAGTGGTCCGCGGCAGCCGCCCTCGCACCGTCTCCGCCGACCCGCATCCGCATTCCCTCGATCCGGGTGAACGCCCCGCTCACGGGCTTGGCCCTCACCCGCTCCGGCAGTCTGGAGGCACCGCCCGCCGGCAACAAGAACCTGGCCGGCTGGTACGCGGCGGGCACCATGCCCGGTGAGACGGGCACGGCGATCGTCGCCGGCCATGTCGACAACGCCGACGGCCCCGCCGTCTTCTATGACCTCGGCGCGCTCAAGCGGGGCGCCCGCATCGAGGTGGACCGCCAGGACGGCACCGTGGCCGTCTTCATCGTCGATGCAGTGGAGGTGTACGCGGCGCGCGACTTCCCCGACGAGAAGGTGTACGGTGCCGCGCCCCGTCCGGAACTGCGCGTGATCACCTGCGGGGGCGGCTACTCGAGGACGACCGGCTACCAGGGCAACGTGGTGGTGTTCGCCCGTCTCACGGGAAGCCACTAG
- a CDS encoding NAD(P)/FAD-dependent oxidoreductase, whose translation MTSNTRVVVIGAGLAGVRLARRLSELGVPALLVGEEEHPPYNRVLLAEVLAGRYTPEVIALPAPDGLLRARVTGIDRIGRTVGCADGTSIAYDALVLATGSNPVLPPLRGLFTPDHRLPEGVHAFRTLDDCLGLAGAVRPGARAVVIGGGLLGVSAARALAVRGAQVMLAQQAERLMERQLDPGASQLVLRHLTALGVEVHTECRVRGVRCVAGTVRSVEMADGYALDADLVVLACGVRPRTGLAEQAGLTVHRGILVDDELRTSDPHVHAIGDCAQHDGTVYGLAAPALEQADALARLFAGDATARYTGTRSLTRLTLTSPDDRFGHPSYDRPPAGPLPLGKLHFDLAAFGETEARPGDDVVQLADATQGTYRKVIVRGDRLVGGVLVGELGTVGALARAWEGAEPLPPQDGPLLHLLTHDGGS comes from the coding sequence ATGACCTCGAATACGCGTGTGGTGGTGATCGGCGCCGGCCTCGCGGGCGTGCGGCTCGCCCGGCGGCTCAGCGAGCTGGGTGTGCCCGCGCTGCTCGTCGGCGAAGAGGAGCATCCACCGTACAACCGGGTGCTGCTCGCCGAGGTGCTGGCCGGCCGATACACCCCGGAGGTGATCGCCCTCCCGGCGCCGGACGGTCTGCTGCGTGCCCGGGTCACCGGCATCGACCGGATCGGTAGGACCGTCGGCTGCGCGGACGGCACCTCGATCGCATACGACGCTCTGGTGCTGGCCACCGGCTCCAACCCGGTGCTGCCACCGCTGCGCGGCCTGTTCACCCCGGACCACCGGCTACCCGAGGGCGTGCACGCGTTCCGCACGCTGGACGACTGTCTGGGACTGGCCGGGGCGGTCCGGCCAGGGGCGCGCGCGGTCGTCATCGGGGGCGGGCTGCTGGGGGTCTCCGCTGCCCGCGCGCTCGCCGTGCGCGGCGCGCAGGTGATGCTCGCCCAGCAGGCCGAGCGGCTCATGGAGCGCCAGCTCGACCCGGGCGCCTCCCAGCTGGTGCTGCGGCACCTCACCGCCCTGGGCGTCGAGGTGCACACCGAGTGCCGGGTGCGGGGCGTGCGCTGCGTCGCGGGCACCGTCCGCTCGGTGGAGATGGCCGACGGGTACGCCCTCGACGCCGACCTCGTGGTCCTCGCCTGCGGCGTGCGTCCGCGCACCGGGTTGGCGGAACAGGCAGGTCTCACCGTCCACCGGGGCATCCTCGTCGACGACGAGCTGCGCACCTCCGACCCGCACGTCCACGCCATCGGCGACTGCGCCCAGCACGACGGCACGGTGTACGGCCTCGCCGCCCCCGCCCTCGAACAGGCCGACGCCCTGGCCCGGTTGTTCGCCGGAGACGCCACCGCACGCTACACCGGCACCCGTTCCCTGACCCGGCTCACCCTCACCAGCCCCGACGATCGCTTCGGGCACCCGTCCTACGACCGCCCACCCGCCGGCCCACTTCCCTTGGGAAAGCTGCACTTCGATCTCGCCGCATTCGGCGAGACCGAGGCGCGTCCCGGCGACGACGTCGTACAACTCGCCGACGCCACACAGGGCACCTACCGCAAGGTCATCGTGCGCGGCGACCGGCTGGTCGGCGGGGTCCTCGTCGGCGAGTTGGGCACGGTCGGCGCACTCGCCCGCGCCTGGGAGGGCGCGGAGCCGCTCCCTCCACAGGACGGTCCCCTGCTCCACCTGCTCACCCACGATGGAGGCTCCTGA
- the nirB gene encoding nitrite reductase large subunit NirB, with protein MPTTAPGGALPRPTIVLVGHGMVGQRFLEALAGHGLTATHRVVVLCEEPRPAYDRVQLTSYFSGRTPEDLSLTDMEFIKDHGVELHLGDPAEFVDREVGKVTARSGLVVDYDVLVLATGSYPFVPPVPNKDAAGCFVYRTIEDLLAIEEYARTRAATGAVVGGGLLGLEAAGALKGLGLDTHVVEFAPRLMPVQVDEGGGATLLRTIEGMGLTVHTGTGTQEIVTDASGTVTGMKLSDGSALATDMVVFSAGVRPRDQLARDCGLATGERGGISVDEQCRTVTDPQVFAIGECALAADGRVYGLVAPGYEQAETAAATIAADEASFTGADLSTKLKLLGVDVASFGDAHGTAEGCLDVVYSDSRAGLYKKLVIGRDGTLLGGILVGDAEAYGTLRALTGSVPPVSPESLVLPAGADSGTGLGPSALPDEAVICSCHNVSKGTLRGAVTEHGCSTVPEVKKCTKAGTGCGSCVKVLGQLLAAELEASGVEVDKGLCGCFARTREELYEIVLTLRVTSFRQLLDRHGREGARGGDGCEVCKPAVASIIASLAPTIGASGYVLDGEQAALQDTNDHFLANLQKNGSYSVVPRVPGGEITPEKLIVIGEVARDFGLYTKITGGQRIDMFGARVEQLPLIWARLVDAGFESGHAYGKALRTVKSCVGSTWCRYGVQDSVRMAIDLELRYRGLRSPHKLKSAVSGCARECAEARSKDFGVIATAGGWNLYVGGNGGASPRHADLLAQDLSDAELVRLIDRFLMFYIRTADRLERTSTWLERIPGGLDHVRDVLVHDSLGLCDELEALMAAHVANYRDEWAETVNNPEKLARFVSFVNTPDTPDPVVAFVPERDQIKPDLPLLTIGIRPADDVLEGSAQR; from the coding sequence ATGCCCACGACCGCACCTGGTGGGGCCCTGCCCCGCCCCACGATCGTGCTCGTCGGCCATGGCATGGTCGGCCAGCGCTTCCTCGAAGCGCTGGCCGGGCACGGCCTGACCGCCACGCACCGCGTGGTCGTGTTGTGCGAGGAGCCGCGTCCGGCGTACGACCGCGTACAACTCACCTCGTACTTCTCGGGCCGGACGCCCGAGGACCTCTCCCTGACCGACATGGAGTTCATCAAGGACCACGGCGTCGAGTTGCACCTCGGCGACCCGGCGGAGTTCGTCGACCGCGAGGTGGGGAAGGTGACGGCGCGCTCGGGCCTGGTCGTCGACTACGACGTCCTGGTGCTGGCCACCGGCTCCTACCCGTTCGTGCCGCCGGTGCCGAACAAGGACGCGGCCGGCTGCTTCGTCTACCGCACGATCGAGGACCTGCTGGCCATCGAGGAGTACGCCAGGACAAGGGCGGCCACCGGTGCCGTGGTCGGCGGCGGCCTGCTCGGCCTGGAGGCTGCCGGCGCCCTCAAAGGCCTCGGACTCGACACCCACGTCGTGGAGTTCGCGCCGCGCCTGATGCCGGTGCAGGTGGACGAGGGCGGCGGCGCCACCCTCCTGCGCACCATCGAGGGCATGGGCCTGACCGTGCACACCGGCACGGGCACCCAGGAGATCGTGACGGACGCCTCCGGCACCGTCACCGGCATGAAGCTGTCGGACGGCTCCGCGCTCGCCACCGACATGGTGGTGTTCAGCGCCGGCGTCCGCCCCCGCGACCAGTTGGCCCGCGACTGCGGCCTGGCCACCGGCGAGCGCGGCGGCATCAGTGTCGACGAGCAGTGCCGCACGGTCACCGATCCACAGGTGTTCGCGATCGGCGAGTGCGCGCTGGCGGCGGACGGCCGGGTGTACGGCCTGGTGGCACCCGGCTACGAACAGGCCGAGACGGCAGCTGCGACGATCGCCGCCGACGAAGCGTCCTTCACCGGCGCCGACCTGTCCACCAAGCTGAAGCTGCTCGGTGTGGACGTGGCCTCCTTCGGCGACGCGCACGGCACCGCCGAGGGCTGTCTGGACGTCGTGTACTCCGACTCCCGCGCGGGCCTGTACAAGAAGCTGGTCATCGGGCGTGACGGCACGCTGCTCGGCGGCATCCTGGTCGGCGACGCGGAGGCGTACGGCACCCTGCGCGCGCTGACGGGTTCGGTGCCACCGGTCTCCCCGGAGTCCCTCGTCCTGCCCGCCGGAGCGGACTCGGGGACCGGGCTCGGCCCTTCCGCACTCCCGGACGAGGCAGTCATCTGTTCCTGCCACAACGTCAGCAAGGGCACGCTCCGCGGCGCGGTCACCGAGCACGGGTGCAGCACGGTTCCCGAGGTGAAGAAGTGCACTAAAGCCGGTACGGGCTGCGGCAGTTGCGTGAAGGTGCTGGGACAGTTGCTCGCCGCCGAACTGGAGGCGTCCGGCGTCGAGGTCGACAAGGGCCTGTGCGGGTGCTTCGCACGCACCCGCGAGGAGCTGTACGAGATCGTCCTGACCCTGCGGGTCACCTCGTTCCGGCAACTGCTGGACCGTCACGGACGCGAGGGGGCCCGGGGCGGCGACGGCTGCGAGGTCTGCAAGCCGGCGGTCGCCTCGATCATCGCCTCCCTCGCCCCGACGATCGGCGCGAGCGGCTACGTACTCGACGGCGAGCAGGCCGCCCTTCAGGACACCAACGACCACTTCCTCGCCAACCTGCAGAAGAACGGCTCGTACTCGGTCGTGCCGCGCGTCCCGGGCGGGGAGATCACCCCGGAGAAGCTGATCGTGATCGGCGAGGTCGCTAGGGACTTCGGCCTCTACACGAAGATCACCGGTGGTCAGCGGATCGACATGTTCGGCGCGCGCGTGGAACAACTCCCGCTGATCTGGGCCCGTTTGGTAGACGCTGGTTTCGAGTCCGGGCACGCCTACGGCAAGGCGCTGCGCACGGTGAAGTCCTGCGTGGGCTCCACCTGGTGCCGGTACGGGGTGCAGGACTCGGTCCGGATGGCGATCGACCTGGAGCTGCGCTACCGGGGCCTGCGGTCGCCGCACAAGCTGAAGTCCGCCGTCTCCGGGTGCGCCCGGGAGTGTGCCGAGGCCCGGTCGAAGGACTTCGGCGTGATCGCCACGGCGGGCGGCTGGAACCTGTACGTGGGCGGCAACGGCGGTGCGTCCCCGCGCCATGCGGACCTGCTCGCCCAGGACCTGTCCGACGCCGAACTGGTACGGCTGATCGACCGGTTCCTGATGTTCTACATCCGCACCGCCGACCGCCTGGAGCGCACCTCGACCTGGCTGGAGCGGATCCCGGGCGGCCTGGACCACGTACGGGACGTCCTGGTCCACGACTCGCTCGGCCTCTGCGACGAACTGGAGGCACTGATGGCGGCCCATGTCGCGAACTACCGCGACGAGTGGGCGGAGACCGTCAACAACCCGGAAAAACTGGCCCGGTTCGTGTCCTTCGTCAACACGCCGGACACCCCGGATCCGGTCGTCGCCTTCGTCCCGGAACGCGACCAGATCAAGCCCGACCTGCCGCTGCTGACCATCGGCATCCGGCCCGCCGACGACGTCCTGGAAGGAAGCGCCCAGCGATGA
- the nirD gene encoding nitrite reductase small subunit NirD: MTLTLETTALKVQLRLTEGWFTACELSALPPGRGVAVLLPDGHQVALFRDRADRLYAIDNRDPFTGAAVLSRGLTGTHEGRPFVASPLLKQRFDLVDGECLDDASVRVAVYEVRSSV; this comes from the coding sequence ATGACCCTGACACTGGAAACCACGGCCCTGAAAGTCCAGCTCCGGTTGACCGAAGGTTGGTTCACGGCATGCGAGCTGAGCGCGCTGCCCCCGGGGCGCGGGGTGGCCGTCCTGCTGCCGGACGGCCACCAGGTCGCCCTCTTCCGCGACCGCGCCGACCGCCTGTACGCCATCGACAACCGCGACCCCTTCACCGGCGCTGCCGTCCTCTCCCGCGGCCTGACCGGCACCCACGAGGGTCGCCCGTTCGTGGCCTCCCCCCTGCTCAAACAGCGCTTCGACCTGGTCGACGGGGAATGTCTGGACGACGCATCGGTAAGGGTGGCGGTGTACGAGGTGCGCAGCTCGGTCTGA
- a CDS encoding DUF4232 domain-containing protein: protein MNDLYLSMGRKEGAAGSVYWPIRFTNTSTRSCALRGYPGVSALDSAHRQIGPAATRSGSSYSTVMLAPGRSASAVIRTTNGPIGGPCLRTSTYVRVYPPASYRAVLVPAHWKTCSNTFQVGPVNLQGVL, encoded by the coding sequence GTGAACGACCTCTACCTGTCCATGGGCCGCAAGGAGGGAGCGGCAGGGTCGGTCTACTGGCCGATCCGGTTCACCAACACCAGCACGAGAAGTTGCGCCCTGCGCGGCTACCCGGGTGTCAGCGCTCTCGATTCCGCCCATCGACAGATCGGACCGGCCGCTACGCGTAGCGGAAGCTCGTATTCCACAGTGATGCTCGCTCCCGGCCGCTCCGCCTCCGCCGTCATACGCACCACCAACGGCCCCATAGGCGGCCCGTGCCTGCGCACCAGCACCTACGTGCGCGTCTATCCGCCCGCCTCGTACCGCGCGGTGCTCGTCCCTGCCCACTGGAAGACCTGCTCCAACACCTTCCAGGTGGGCCCGGTCAACCTGCAAGGCGTCCTCTGA